The genomic stretch TTTATTTGTCCAAAAAATTTCCATTCTTCTTTTTCCGATTCCGAAAAATAAATACCACCTTTCTTAGATTTTGGCAAAGCATAAAGCCTACCTCCATTCTCATCTTGAAATACTAAAAATTCTTTAAGTTCTATTTTAGAAGGAAGAAGTTTTTTATCTTTACCATTCATTCTTAATCTCCAATGACCATCCAATGTTTTATAAAAAAAAACCTTATCATCAAAAATATTAATTTCATAATTATCATTTTTATACACAATATCATCTAATTTAAAAACTCCTAAAGCATAATTTAAAAACTCTCTATTATATTGAACAGTATCTTTAATGGATTCAGTATAAGCAGCCCTTACTTGTTCACTTTTTGCATCAACAAAAAATAAAGTTGGACTCTTCTTTAAATTAATTTCACTAAAAATTTCATTATTTACATCAATAACCAAAAAAACATTATGTTTAGCAATCAGCTTAAAAATTTTATCATCTTCAAATGACTTCAAAAAATCTCTTATTAAATTATCTTTAATATCTTTTCCAACCAATATTAAAACATTTTTATATAATTTTTTAGCTTCATCTATAGCATCCTCATAAGAATCATGAAAAACAACATTAAATGAATTTGAAAACAAATATACAGAATTAAAAACAATAAAAATAAATATTGCCAATAAATTTACAAATTTCATATCTTACTAGTTAACATCTCTAAAAACTTAAGTTCATCACCACTAAGATATTCTTTTAAAGCAAAATATACAAATTCATGATAACTATTAACATAGTCTAATTCATCTTTTGACAGCATTTCAACAACTATCAATTCTTTTTCAAAAGGTACAAGAGTTAAATTTTCAAATTCCAAAAAAATTCCAAATTCATTTGAATAACTTTGCTTTACAAAAACTAAATTTTCAATTCTAATACCATATTCAGAAGTTCTATATATCCCAGGTTCAATTGAAATAATTTCAGAACCTTTAAAAGAATAAGTGGATAAAGGACTAATAGAAACAGGAAATTCATGAACATTAAGAAAAAATCCCACTCCATGCCCCGTTCCATGAGCAAAATTTAAGCCATGCTTAAGCAAAGGAAATCTGGCAATACCATCAAGAGATGCACCTAACATTCCAAAAGGAAATTTTAAAGAAGCAAGAGCAATAAAAGATTTAAGAACTAAAGTATAGTCTTCTCTCTCTTTATGAGATGCTGTTCCAATTAAAACTGTCCTCGTAACATCTGTAGTACCAAGTTCAAGATAAGAACCTCCAGAATCTATTAAAAGCAATCCATCCTGATTAAGTTTTTTAAATCCTTTTTTTGGTCTATAATGAGGCAATGCTGAATTTTCTTTAAAACCAATGATCGAATCAAAACTAGAACTAAAAAATTCATCTCTTAATGTCCTAAAGCTTAAAAGCATATTTG from Borrelia duttonii Ly encodes the following:
- a CDS encoding thioredoxin domain-containing protein; amino-acid sequence: MKFVNLLAIFIFIVFNSVYLFSNSFNVVFHDSYEDAIDEAKKLYKNVLILVGKDIKDNLIRDFLKSFEDDKIFKLIAKHNVFLVIDVNNEIFSEINLKKSPTLFFVDAKSEQVRAAYTESIKDTVQYNREFLNYALGVFKLDDIVYKNDNYEINIFDDKVFFYKTLDGHWRLRMNGKDKKLLPSKIELKEFLVFQDENGGRLYALPKSKKGGIYFSESEKEEWKFFGQIKS